CCATTTCCGGCGGGAACATCACCCGCAACGGCGTGATCCCTTTCTCAGCCAGTGCGGCCGCCAGTTTCACCGCCGCTTCATTGCCTGCGCTGTCATTGTCGAAGGCGATCAGTACCTGCTTAGTGCCGTAACGTTCAAACGCCTGCCAGTGATCAGCGGTCACACCATGCACGCCATAAGCGGCGGTGACATGGCGATACCCGGCAACCCAGAACGACATCGCATCGATCAGCGCTTCACACAGGATCAGGCTTTTTGAGGCCATCAGTGCCGCTTCATCCAGACGCCGCCATGTTCCCCCGGCAGGTACAGATGTAACGGTGTACCCGGCCGTACACGATCGCAGATTTTGCGGCCGTAGAGTTCCCGTATCTGCCCCTCCCGGCGTTATCACCGGCACAACCAGCGAGCCGCGCAAGTGCTCACGCCCGTTCTCCCGCAAGATCCCGACCGACCGCAGGCGGGCGCGGATTTCAGCCCCGGCTTTCAGTTGCTTGGCGGGCAGCCGATAGCCCAGCGTGCGGTTGGCAAAGCCCAGCTTAAAATGGGCGACCAGTTCAGGATGGTTGAGCTTCCTTGCGCTCAGGAACGCCTGCATCTCCGGCGCGTTGAGCAGGGTATGGTGATAAAACTCAACCACCCGGTGCAGCAGTGCCTGCCGCCCGGCTTCATTCTCGGCCAGCAACGGCGATTCGGGAGACTCAACCAGCGGCTGAACCGCCGGGTTTTCGCCCAGCGTGCCCCGCAACCACTCAACCGCATGACGCAGGCTCAAGCCTTCGGTTTGCATCACCCAGTCCAGCACCGACCCGCCCGCGTTACAGCCAAAGCAGTGATAGAGGTTCTTCGACGGCGTGATCACCATTGAGGGCGTTTTTTCCTGATGGAACGGGCACAGCACGGCCATGTCCTTGCCGCGCGGGGTTAACTTCCGCCCCTGTTGCCCGATAACGGCAACTAAAGAGACGGCGGATTTCAGGTGCTGTAATTCTGCGTCGGGAATGCGAGCCATAAAGTGACCTTCCTAAAATTGCGTCAAGATTCCATTGCTCTTTTATTTAGTATCCGATAAGATACCAATATAAAGCAAGCACTTTTTGGGGGATAGAATGACGGCAAATTTCTCTGACTGGTTTAATTCAATGAGTATTGCTAACAGACTCATCACCCTGCGCAAGCAAAAAGGCTTGTCACAACAGGCATTGGCGGATGCTATCGGCATTCACGTGACACAGATAAAACGTTATGAAGGCGGGATTTCGTTACCGTCGCTGGAAGCGATTAAGAAGATCGCGCAGACATTGCGGGTGACGACGGATTCATTGATATTTGAAGACAACGAGCTACAACCTGATAGCGACTTGGCTCTACAGTTTCAGGCTATCAGCAACATGCAGCCTGAACAGCGGCAGGTCATTAAGGAAGTGCTGGAAGGCATGATCATTAAGTACGAAGCTGAACGCTGGTCTTCCAAGATGAAGTAAAAACGATTAACGCAACGTATTCGGGCGGGCACCCGAACACGCTGCTAACCATAAGCAACTATTAAGGAGTTGAACATGGCTAAGGCGCATTCTAAGCAAAACGCGGCTCAAAATAAAGCTGCTAAAACAGAACGTTATTACACCGTGGGATACGTCCCGCAAAACGACAAGGCCAACGCCCCGCCCGCAATACACCTTAAGGGGCAATGGCTTAAGGCCGCAGGGTTTGAGATTGGCGGCTCGGTCACGGTGAAGATTATGGACGGCTGTTTAGTGCTGATCCCCGACAGCGACGAGACGAACAGCCTCAAACAGCAATACCAGCGCCAGCGCGAGCTGATTGGCGACTACAAAACCGTTTAAGGGAAGGCAGCTAATGAGAACAGGCATTGAGCGGCTAGAGGAAGTGCACCTGAGCCACGAGGAAGCGATGGCACTGGCGCAACTGGTCAAGCGGCTGAGCTGGGCGGAGATACGCGCCTGTGCGGTAAATGACGATGAAGCCTGGCTGATTAAGGACGCGATAGGGCGGTTACAGTCGGCGCTGGCCTGGCACGGATACGCACCACGGTAAATAAAAAAGCCGGAAGATCACGGGGATCTTTCCGGCTTTAATCTTAAATATAAGACATTAATCTTTTATATAAGAATTCGATAAAATTGCTTGCATACAATTTATGCTCTTCACCCAATGCAACATAAATAGCTTTCAATTCTCTGGTATCAAAGTAAAACTCTTCTCCAAAGTCTGTATTTGATACAACTAAACGCCCTTCATTCAGATAATCATTAGCTATTGTATTTTGGTATACTAAGTCACCACCTACAGCCTCTTCGAACGGAATGCAATATATACTGTATATTTCATCACCACATATATCGCCGCCCCCAAACCTGCCTAAAAACCATTTATAATCATCAGGTAAGGTCAATGACAATGCGCTTTCTGCTTTTTCTATCCATTCAGTTGAAGGTGCATCATCTGTGTTACCCATATTTAATAGATCAGAATGTTGAACAAATAGATCTAATAATTTCTCTCTATTCATTTAAAATCTCCAGCTCTGTTCATCCAATACTGTTCTCTCCATTTATTAAATGCAGCACGATCTATTCCTGAAGGAATGGTATTAGGATTTATATGAATTGCTTTGTGATTGGTTTTATGGAATGTCTGGCTAAGCTCAGCTATAGGGCCATGTTGAGTTTGTAACATATGATGTAAATTGACAGCCTTACCATCATACCCAACCGGTGCTCTACCTGATGCCATCCGTTCAATATTCGTTCCCCTGATCACTTTCCCTTTATCCCTCCATGTTGTCATTTTTTGAGGATCGAATAAATCATCTCGTTGATAGACTTTATTGCCATTAAAGGTGACAGGATCAGAAGACCAATATTTTCTCTTTTGTGAATGACAGCCTGCTAGCCCAAACGGGTCTATCCATCCTGTCGGATTATGCACATACCCATAAGGATTCATTCCTCCCGCCAAGTTCACGCTGGTCGGGAGAAATATACTGCGCCGTTTCCGGATTATAGTAACGAAAACGGTTATAGTATAGTCCGCTCTCTTGGTCCTCATACTGCCCAGCGAACCTGAAATTGCACCCAACATGGTAATCCGGATCATTGGACGCAATCACTTGTGATTTCTCGGCTTTTCCCCATGTCTTCAGCCGCTGCGCCCAAACCAGCGTGCCGTTTTCATTGAGCATTTCTCGCACGGTGCCTTGGTGGTCGCTGACAATATAATGCAGCTTGCCCTTTTCAAAGCGCGCGGACGGTGTGAGTGCCCCCGGTTCGTACAACCAACGCACGCGGCTGTCCAGCGCCAGCGAGCCATCGGCGTAAACCGGCGTTTCCTCGATAAGTTGGTCGCCGCTCCATAGGTAATCCTGCCCCATGATGGCATCGGCTCTTGGCGCTAAATCCGGTTTGCCAGCTAACCACCGTTGCAGGTTTGCCGCCGTCAGCTTTCCATCGTGAACCTTGAGCTTACGTATTCGTCTGCCAAACGGATCATAGGCATAGCGCCAGCGCGAGCCGTCCGGGGTTTCGCAGTGGGTCAGCTGGTTTTGCGTATCCCAGCGGTAGCGCCAGACCTGCGGGCGGAAGCCGTCACGTTGTTCAGTTTTTTCCACCAGACGCCCATTGTCATCATAGCGATAGCGGATATCGCCGTGCTGCACCACCCGCCCGGCGTTCTGGCGTTGGGTAACTTGTTCCATCGCGCCGTGGGCATCGACCGGCAAGTGCCGGCTCAGGTTGCCGTTGGCATCGTAGCCAAACTGCTCTTCCTGCGGGCGCGTGCCGTCAAACAGGGTATGCAGGATTTGGTCGTTGGCATTATAGCGGTAGCGGGTTTGCCCCCAGCGGCTGTCGTCAATCACCCGCACATTATGGGCACGGTCATATTGCCAGCTCCGGTTGACCGCCGAGGCCTGCGGCGGAAAATGCGGGTCATTTTGTGCCAGTGTTTCCCGGAAAAAGGAGGTGGCCTGCCCCGCCGACTGATGCGCCAGCAATCCGGTTGCGGTGTAGCGGCTGGCAAGAATAAAGCCGTCGGCACTTTCGCGTACTGTTTCCCTGCCTAAGGCGTCATGCTGCAAGGTGAGCGGCGCATGTTGGTTAAGCTGAAAGTGGTTCAGTTGCGCCAGCGGGTTGTAGCCAAAATGCAGGGTGTTGTCATCCAGTTGTTCGCTTAACGGCTGCCCCGTCAGCGTATCCCATGTCCGGTGGATTTCCCGCCCGTTGATACGCTCCACAGGTCGGCAGGCCAGTGTCCTTGTCATACTCAAACTCTACCACCGCATCGGCATTGGTGGCTTTCACCAGTTGGTGCCGCTTGTTGTATTCGTAACTGGTGGTTGCGGTGAGCTTTAAGTTCCCCCCTCCACCGGCTGCCAACTTTCCTGTCTGAACCGCAAAACAGGCGGCGGAATAGTGCCAGCGAAGCTGCTAACCTTCCGAATACGTACCCTGTGTCCGGCGGCCCTTCTTGTACTAAAGATATTCAAGGGTACTCCTAGGTAAATCCGGTCTCCTCCATTATCCGCCCCCGCCGCATCCCGCTCATAGCGGTAGACCTCCCCGGTGGAGACGGTGACGGTACTCAGCCGGGTGAGCTTGTCATAGCCAAATTTCAGGGTGGTACCGTCGGGGCGGAGGACGGTGGTCAGCAGGTCAAACGCGCCGTAAGTGTAGCGGCTGGTACGCCCTTCGCCGTCCGTGACCGCCACCACCCGCCGCTCGCTGTCGTAGGCCAGTGTTTGCGTGACGCCGTCGGCGAGGGTGATTTCGCTCAGGCTGCCGTTGCTGAGGCTGGCATGGTCGGGGCTGTATTGGTAGCGGGTCTCCTGTTTCAGCGCGTCGGTAAAACGGCGCAGGCGGCCCAGCGCATCCAGCTCCAGCCCGGTGGTTTCGCCATCCGGCGTCATCACGGCGGCGAGGCGCTGGTGTTCATCATAGGCGTAGTGCCACGCCCGGCCGTCCGGCAGCAGGCGCTGGCGCAGTTCGCCGTGCGTGCCGTACTGGTAGGCTTCTTGGTGCCCCAATGGGTTAGTCACTGCCGTCAGGTTGCCCTGTTCATCATAATGCCATTGCCAGCGTTCGCCGGTCGGCAGCACGCTTTCGGTGAGCTGCCCGTGTTCGTCATAACCGTAAGCAAAGGTGTCGCCCGTCGGCAGTTTCACTTCGGTCAGCGCCCCGTCAGGGTTGTAACCGAAGGTGGTTATTCTGCCTGCCGGATCGGCCTCCCAGAGGATTTGGCTATGGCGCCACTGGCGGCGGGTGATGCGCCCCAGCGGATCGACTTCACGGGTCACTAACCCATTATGATCGTAATGGTGCTGGGTTTCTCCCCCTTCGGCATCCAGATAGGTGGTAATACGCGCCCGATCATCATAGCGGAACCGATCATGCCAGTAACCGCTGGGAGAGGCCATACTGATCACCCGGCCCCGTTCATCATAAGTGAGATGGAGATCGGTCTGGTCGGTATCATGCCAGCGGGTCATGCGCCCCTGCGCATCATATTCATGCCACAGGTGGTGGTGCTGGAACGCGTCACACTCGCTCAGGTAGCCCTGCGGATCATACCGGCAGGTCAGCAGGCGCTGCGATTTTTGCGATTCAAGATAATCCACGGTCTGGAGTTGCCGGTTGTGATAACCCAACACCAGCCGCAAACCATCCGTGCGCGTGACTTCCGTCAGTTGCGACTGTTTATCGTAGATAAACTGGATCATGTTCTGACGGCGATCGGTGATCGCGGACAGTTTACGGATATTTCCGGCAGCCTGGTTGAAATGGTAAGTCAACTGGGCGCGGCGGTCAGTCAGGCACAGTTCACCCGTCAGTTCCCCCGTCAGGACGCAATGGGGAATATGTTTATTACGGGCGAGTACCTGATTTTCCGGCGTACTGAAATCGTAAATGACGCCGTCGGTATCCGTGAAATCCACCCTGCCGTCGGTCAACACTAACTGGCGTGACCAGTCATCCGCCCATTTTTCACCAAACAGGCCACTCAGGTTCGCGGTGGAACGATAGGTGCGGGTCAGGGTGATCGGCAACAGTCCGGGGATAACGATAACCGGCCAGACTTGCAGGAAGTCGCCGGTCGCCATATCGACCGGTTCGCTTTTTGTACTACAGGTTCCCGTACAGCTTCCCTCTTTGTTATTGGACGGCGTGGCATCATCCTTGGGCGGTTCTTTGGCGGGTTTGGCTTCCGGGGTCTCTTTGGGTTGGGCTTTGACTTTACCGCCGGAGGCGTTTTTTTGGGGGGATAGTACCGGTCCGAGAGTGCCCGCCTCTGCGGTTTTCGCCATCTCGCCGGTTCTTCCCGCCACTGCGCCTGCTTCTGCAATTTTCGCCATCTCACCGGTTTTAGCCGCTGCCCTTGCAGTTCCGGCACCTTTTACCGGACCAATAAGCATGGCGATATCAAATGCTGTTCCGCCCACGCGTTGCCCGGGAGTATCCAGTGTCATCTTATATTCATCCAGATTGAACTGGCTGGCATTCGTGCGGTTGGCATCCGCTACTTCCCTTATCACTTCGGCTTGCTTTTCGGCATCACTATTACCAAACACCTTTCCCCAAAAAGCTAACGAACCTGCCGATTCGTCCATCTCACGGCTGGCATTCAGCATACCGCCTTTGACTGACATTTCGACCAGATCAACCCCGGTATTACTGGCGGATTTGGCAATCCCTTTCTGCTGCTCAATCGGATTCCATCCATCCAGAGTTGACAGATCCTCGACGGTTTCTTTCGCTTTATCTGCGACCGCATTTCCCAATGCACTTCCCATCGCTTTAAGCGTTTCCCATACTCCCTTTTCGGATTTGGTTTCCGGTGTCACAGCGGGATTCGCTTCCTCCGGTGGATTTGTGCCCTGCGGGGCCTGGCCGACGATTTTACCCAGCGTGTTGCCCTCACCGGTCGGGCTGTCATGCCGAACCTTTTGGGGTAACGGGGAATTCGGTTTAGGGGGGACAATATCCTTCGGGCTGAGCGGTTCTTTTGCCTTGGCTGCCGCTTTGCTGGCTGTTCCGGTTACGTGTTTTTTTTCCATAATTTTCCTCCTTATGCCCCGTTCATCCAAAATTCATCCCCGTGGCGCAGAACCTGCATGTTGTTGGCTCGAACCGTGGCACAAGATTTAAATCTCACTCACATTGTCTCCGACAAATTTGTTAATTAAAGACGCAATACGCTGTTTTTCGATAATTTGAAGGAACACTGTGTCCGAATATATCGGCTGATCCGTGATAAAAAATGGAGGAAATAATAAATAACGCCGGAGTAAAGACCAAATGAAATCAAGTGAAATAAAAAACGGTATCCGACAATAACGGTGTAAAAAGTTAAAATGATTGCTGTTGAAAAATAATATTCTGAGATAGCGTATATGATGAGTACACAGAGCCGTTTAATATTTATCCATAAAAGGTGTGTTTGTCATAACGCAATGATATTAATAATAAAAAATAAGTGATAATTTTGACGGGATTATGATCATTTTAATTTCGTGAGGCAGATCACAAAAAATCTGTTTTTAGCAATGAGATTGTTTATTTTCTGTTTTTTTTGATAAAAAAAGCGTAACAATGAAGGATATATTTGCCTTGAATATATAAATACCGGCTATTCATTCAAATAAAAATAAATATTGCGGCGAGATCACTCCTTTCTGATGTGTGCCAGGGCGATATGCAGTATATAGGTAAACAAAAAATAATCTTGTTGGGTTGATCGATTCACCTTTCTATATCTGGCAAGACAATGTGCTAGGCTATTTCTTGCTGTGAAGAGCAGCATTAATTTTCCGATTTGTACCTCCGAATGTAAAAAAGGATAGTTTCGAATGTCCAATAGTGGCCTCACCCCAAGCAATGTGCTCTGGTATAATCAATTAGGCATGAATGACGTTAATCGGGTCGGTGGTAAAAACGCCTCGCTCGGCGAGATGATTACCAATCTGGCTGAACTTGGCGTGTCTGTTCCGAATGGTTTTGCTACAACAGCACAGGCATTTAATGATTTTCTGGAACAAAGTGGTGTGAACCAGCGTATTTATCAATTGCTGGATGAAACCCATGTTGATGATGTCAATCAATTGGCCAAAGCGGGCGCACAGATCCGCCAGTGGGTGATTGATACACCATTTACGCCCCAACTTGAACAAGATATCCGCGATGCCTATTCGCAATTATCTGAAGGCGAGCCGGATGCCTCTTTCGCCGTGCGCTCTTCCGCAACAGCCGAAGATATGCCGGATGCTTCTTTTGCCGGACAGCAAGAAACTTTCTTGAATGTGCAGGGCATTGATGCGGTGATGGTGGCTATCAAGCATGTCTTTGCCTCACTTTTTAATGATCGTGCGATTTCTTATCGTGTCCATCAGGGTTATGACCACCGTGGTGTTGCACTTTCGGCGGGGGTGCAGCGTATGGTGCGCTCTGATTTGGCTTCGTCTGGGGTGATGTTCACCATTGATACGGAATCCGGGTTTGATCAGGTTGTGTTTATTACCTCCGCTTATGGTTTGGGGGAGATGGTCGTGCAGGGAGCGGTTAACCCTGATGAGTTTTATGTCCATAAACCCACGTTGAAAAATCATCGCCCTGCAATCGTACGTCGCAATCTTGGTTCTAAAAAAATACGTATGGTTTATGCCGATAGCAAAGAGCATGGCAAGCAAGTGCGAACGGAAAATGTATCAGATGAATTACGCAATCGTTTCTCTTTAGCTGACAATGAAGTGGAAGAGCTGGCCAGACAAGCTTTGTTGATTGAGAAACATTATGGTCGTCCGATGGATATCGAGTGGGCGAAAGATGGGCATAATGGCAAGTTATATATTGTTCAAGCCCGTCCTGAAACGGTTCGCTCGAATCAGCAAGTGATGGAACGCTACCAACTCAACGAGCAGGGCAGTGTGTTAGTTGAAGGCCGGGCAATTGGGCATCGTATCGGTGTTGGAACGGTCAAGGTTATTCATAATCTGAGTGAAATGGATCGCATCCAAGCGGGGGATGTGCTGGTCACGGACATGACTGATCCCGACTGGGAGCCGATAATGAAAAAAGCGGCGGCCATCGTGACCAATCGTGGCGGCCGCACCTGCCACGCAGCCATTATTGCCCGTGAACTGGGTATTCCTGCCGTGGTCGGTTGTGGCGATGCGACTGAGCGTTTGCAAGAAGGCCAGCAGGTAACGGTTTCTTGTTCAGAAGGGGATACGGGCTACGTTTATTTGAATAAGTTGGACTTTAGCATTCAGAGTTCCCACATTGATAAGCTGCCGGAATTGGATGTGAAGATCATGATGAATGTGGGTAATCCTGATCGGGCATTTGATTTCGCCTGTTTGCCCAATGAAGGCGTTGGCTTGGCGAGGTTGGAGTTTATTATTAACCGAATGATCGGGGTACACCCTCGTGCCCTGCTCGAATTTTCCGAACAATCCCTTGATCTGCAAGAACAAATTAAGTCGTTGATGGTGGGTTATGATGATCCGGTTGAGTTTTATGTTGGGAAATTGACCGAGGGAATTGCAACGCTGGCGGCAGCATTCTGGCCTAAACGCGTGATCGTTCGCTTATCCGATTTCAAATCTAATGAATATGCGAACTTAGTCGGTGGAGACCGCTATGAGCCACATGAAGAAAACCCGATGTTGGGTTTCCGTGGCGCAGGACGCTACGTTTCTGACAGTTTCCGCCAATGTTTTGCTCTGGAGTGTGAGGCCGTCAAACGGGTACGTAATGTGATGGGGTTAACCAACGTTGAAGTGATGATCCCATTTGTGCGTACAGTTGCTCAGGCGGAAGCGGTTATCGGGGAATTGGCCGCTCAAGGCTTGAAGCGCGGTGAAAATGGGTTGAAAGTCATCATGATGTGTGAAATCCCGTCGAATGCGTTATTGGCAGAGCAATTCCTTGAACATTTTGACGGTTTCTCCATTGGCTCAAATGATATGACGCAATTGGCCTTGGGATTAGATCGTGATTCTGGGGTGGTATCCGAATTATTCGATGAACGTGATGATGCGGTGAAGCAATTGCTTTCTATGGCAATTCAGGCGGCTAAACGTCAGGGAAAATATGTTGGTATTTGTGGACAAGGCCCATCGGATCATGAGGATTTTGCGCAGTGGTTAATGAAAGAGGGAATTGACAGCTTATCGTTGAATCCTGATACCGTTGTGAAAACG
This genomic interval from Xenorhabdus doucetiae contains the following:
- a CDS encoding DUF7706 family protein, coding for MRTGIERLEEVHLSHEEAMALAQLVKRLSWAEIRACAVNDDEAWLIKDAIGRLQSALAWHGYAPR
- a CDS encoding helix-turn-helix domain-containing protein, with protein sequence MSIANRLITLRKQKGLSQQALADAIGIHVTQIKRYEGGISLPSLEAIKKIAQTLRVTTDSLIFEDNELQPDSDLALQFQAISNMQPEQRQVIKEVLEGMIIKYEAERWSSKMK
- a CDS encoding SMI1/KNR4 family protein; the encoded protein is MNREKLLDLFVQHSDLLNMGNTDDAPSTEWIEKAESALSLTLPDDYKWFLGRFGGGDICGDEIYSIYCIPFEEAVGGDLVYQNTIANDYLNEGRLVVSNTDFGEEFYFDTRELKAIYVALGEEHKLYASNFIEFLYKRLMSYI
- a CDS encoding SymE family type I addiction module toxin; its protein translation is MAKAHSKQNAAQNKAAKTERYYTVGYVPQNDKANAPPAIHLKGQWLKAAGFEIGGSVTVKIMDGCLVLIPDSDETNSLKQQYQRQRELIGDYKTV
- the ppsA gene encoding phosphoenolpyruvate synthase; protein product: MSNSGLTPSNVLWYNQLGMNDVNRVGGKNASLGEMITNLAELGVSVPNGFATTAQAFNDFLEQSGVNQRIYQLLDETHVDDVNQLAKAGAQIRQWVIDTPFTPQLEQDIRDAYSQLSEGEPDASFAVRSSATAEDMPDASFAGQQETFLNVQGIDAVMVAIKHVFASLFNDRAISYRVHQGYDHRGVALSAGVQRMVRSDLASSGVMFTIDTESGFDQVVFITSAYGLGEMVVQGAVNPDEFYVHKPTLKNHRPAIVRRNLGSKKIRMVYADSKEHGKQVRTENVSDELRNRFSLADNEVEELARQALLIEKHYGRPMDIEWAKDGHNGKLYIVQARPETVRSNQQVMERYQLNEQGSVLVEGRAIGHRIGVGTVKVIHNLSEMDRIQAGDVLVTDMTDPDWEPIMKKAAAIVTNRGGRTCHAAIIARELGIPAVVGCGDATERLQEGQQVTVSCSEGDTGYVYLNKLDFSIQSSHIDKLPELDVKIMMNVGNPDRAFDFACLPNEGVGLARLEFIINRMIGVHPRALLEFSEQSLDLQEQIKSLMVGYDDPVEFYVGKLTEGIATLAAAFWPKRVIVRLSDFKSNEYANLVGGDRYEPHEENPMLGFRGAGRYVSDSFRQCFALECEAVKRVRNVMGLTNVEVMIPFVRTVAQAEAVIGELAAQGLKRGENGLKVIMMCEIPSNALLAEQFLEHFDGFSIGSNDMTQLALGLDRDSGVVSELFDERDDAVKQLLSMAIQAAKRQGKYVGICGQGPSDHEDFAQWLMKEGIDSLSLNPDTVVKTWISLAGNH
- a CDS encoding HNH/ENDO VII family nuclease: MTTWRDKGKVIRGTNIERMASGRAPVGYDGKAVNLHHMLQTQHGPIAELSQTFHKTNHKAIHINPNTIPSGIDRAAFNKWREQYWMNRAGDFK